Proteins from one Mucilaginibacter jinjuensis genomic window:
- a CDS encoding ectonucleotide pyrophosphatase/phosphodiesterase, with amino-acid sequence MKNYLLLALGMAISSFAFAQTDTLQKVDAATRNSAAQQQKPYVIMISIDGFRYDYATLHHADHLKELGEKGVHAESMIPSYPSLTFPNHYTLVTGLYPAHHGLVQNYFYDRNFKSFYSYKSKTATEGKWYGGTPIWLVAERQKMLSASFYWVGSEADIQGQYPTYYYKYNEKIGIHDRIQTVVNWLKQPEDRRPHLITFYFPEVDHQGHKYGPDAPETDKAVHFIDSAIYELTKAVKATGLNVNYVVVSDHGMTKIDREQSPITPAIALDTNKFIRADEGVLTHLYAKKTEYIEVAYAEIKAEAKDYKVYLRDELPAQWHYSTKDDRYNRIGDIVLVPNWPESFNSQHRKLDPGAHGYDPYAVKDMHAIFYAWGPNFKKGLTVPTFQNVDIFPMVAQLLGLTYTEKIDGTKELAEKVLVKK; translated from the coding sequence ATGAAAAATTACTTACTATTAGCTCTTGGCATGGCAATTAGCAGTTTTGCTTTTGCCCAGACAGATACGTTGCAGAAAGTTGATGCAGCTACACGGAACAGTGCGGCTCAACAGCAGAAGCCTTATGTGATCATGATCTCGATAGATGGTTTCCGGTATGATTATGCTACGCTTCATCACGCCGATCATTTAAAAGAATTGGGCGAAAAGGGTGTGCATGCCGAGTCGATGATCCCATCGTATCCATCATTAACATTTCCTAACCATTATACATTGGTTACCGGTTTGTATCCTGCTCATCACGGGCTGGTGCAGAATTATTTTTACGACCGCAACTTCAAATCATTCTATTCCTACAAATCAAAAACTGCTACCGAGGGTAAATGGTATGGTGGCACGCCGATATGGTTGGTAGCCGAACGCCAGAAGATGCTTTCGGCAAGTTTTTACTGGGTAGGGTCGGAGGCTGATATTCAGGGTCAATATCCAACCTATTACTATAAGTATAATGAGAAGATCGGCATACATGATCGTATCCAAACCGTGGTAAACTGGTTAAAGCAGCCTGAAGACCGTCGCCCGCACCTAATCACTTTCTATTTCCCGGAGGTAGATCACCAGGGGCATAAATACGGACCGGATGCACCGGAAACGGATAAGGCTGTCCACTTTATTGATTCTGCCATTTATGAGCTGACCAAAGCGGTTAAAGCAACCGGCTTAAACGTTAACTACGTGGTAGTATCAGATCATGGTATGACTAAGATAGACCGTGAGCAAAGCCCAATCACACCTGCCATTGCCTTAGATACCAATAAGTTTATCAGGGCTGATGAAGGTGTATTAACGCACCTCTATGCTAAAAAAACTGAATACATTGAAGTTGCTTATGCCGAAATTAAAGCCGAAGCTAAAGACTATAAAGTTTACTTACGCGATGAATTGCCTGCGCAATGGCACTATAGCACCAAGGATGATAGGTATAACCGCATCGGCGATATTGTGTTGGTACCTAACTGGCCGGAGTCATTTAACTCCCAACACCGTAAGCTTGACCCTGGGGCGCATGGTTATGATCCTTATGCAGTGAAAGATATGCATGCCATTTTTTATGCATGGGGGCCGAATTTTAAGAAAGGTTTAACCGTTCCTACATTCCAGAATGTGGATATTTTCCCGATGGTGGCACAATTGTTAGGGTTGACTTATACGGAGAAAATAGATGGCACTAAAGAACTAGCCGAAAAGGTGTTGGTGAAGAAATAA
- a CDS encoding 3-keto-disaccharide hydrolase has translation MMKAKLICTALLAGGFYMAQAQQTAKPEDTEFYTPVPPKVTPGKIEYKGAPSDAIVLFDGKNLDAWKSVDTDGPALWTVGGGIVTVKKGTGNIETKQKFTNYQLHIEWRVPANITGEGQARGNSGVFLASIGKGDAGYELQVLDNYENKTYTNGMAGSIYKQFVPLANPSLKPGEWQTYDVIWTAPTFNEDGTVKSPARVTVIFNGVLVQNNVTLLGPTQYIGKPSYSVKHGAAPIKLQAHGDKSEPDSFRNIWVRELPN, from the coding sequence ATGATGAAAGCAAAATTAATTTGCACTGCTTTATTGGCCGGAGGCTTTTATATGGCACAAGCACAACAAACCGCAAAACCAGAGGATACAGAGTTTTATACCCCCGTGCCTCCAAAGGTTACGCCGGGTAAAATAGAATACAAAGGCGCACCGTCAGATGCTATTGTATTATTCGATGGTAAAAATCTGGACGCCTGGAAATCTGTAGATACGGATGGCCCTGCTTTATGGACTGTTGGCGGCGGCATTGTAACCGTTAAAAAGGGTACAGGCAACATTGAAACCAAGCAAAAATTCACCAACTACCAGTTACACATCGAATGGCGTGTACCTGCAAACATTACTGGTGAAGGCCAGGCACGTGGTAATAGCGGCGTGTTTTTAGCCTCGATAGGTAAAGGCGATGCCGGTTACGAGTTACAGGTACTGGATAACTACGAGAACAAAACTTATACTAACGGCATGGCCGGTAGTATCTACAAACAGTTTGTTCCCTTGGCTAACCCATCCCTTAAACCCGGCGAGTGGCAAACTTATGATGTGATTTGGACAGCCCCAACTTTTAACGAAGACGGAACTGTTAAATCACCTGCACGTGTAACTGTAATTTTTAACGGTGTACTGGTGCAAAACAACGTAACGCTGTTAGGCCCAACTCAATACATCGGCAAACCAAGCTACAGCGTTAAACACGGCGCAGCTCCCATTAAACTGCAAGCCCACGGCGACAAAAGTGAACCGGATAGCTTCAGGAATATTTGGGTGAGAGAGCTGCCGAATTAG
- a CDS encoding sugar phosphate isomerase/epimerase family protein, protein MTTRRAFLTQAGLFATGALLMPKLTSAKIDGKAGLQLYSLREQLPADPKGVIAKIAQAGYKEVETYGYSKEHGFFGLSAKEFSNVLKANGLSTPSGHYGMDMLFAEGKFGELDEAIEAAQITGQQYVTIPYLGDKFRKTGADLKNVAAKVNLAAERAKKGGLKLAYHNHNFEFDNIDGTSLYETLAKETNVTLEMDLYWAVRSNQDPIKWFEKYPGRFHMVHVKDMDKGQPELNTEVGKGSIDFKSIFAKAKLAGIKHFIVEQENFKIDPYASITESSRYLRNVLLG, encoded by the coding sequence ATGACTACCAGAAGAGCATTTTTAACTCAGGCAGGCTTGTTTGCTACAGGCGCTTTACTGATGCCTAAGTTAACATCTGCAAAAATAGATGGCAAAGCAGGTTTACAGCTTTACAGCCTTCGCGAGCAATTACCGGCAGACCCGAAAGGCGTTATTGCCAAAATTGCACAGGCAGGCTACAAAGAAGTTGAAACTTACGGCTACAGCAAAGAGCATGGCTTTTTTGGCTTAAGCGCGAAAGAGTTTAGCAATGTGTTAAAAGCTAATGGTCTATCAACCCCAAGCGGCCACTATGGCATGGATATGCTATTTGCCGAAGGTAAATTCGGTGAACTGGATGAGGCTATCGAAGCTGCACAAATTACCGGTCAGCAGTATGTGACTATCCCTTACCTGGGCGATAAGTTCCGCAAGACTGGTGCCGATTTAAAGAACGTTGCTGCTAAAGTAAACTTGGCTGCAGAGCGTGCTAAAAAAGGCGGTTTAAAGCTGGCTTATCATAACCATAACTTCGAGTTTGATAATATAGACGGAACATCATTGTACGAAACACTGGCTAAAGAAACCAATGTTACTTTAGAAATGGACCTGTACTGGGCTGTACGCTCTAACCAGGACCCAATTAAATGGTTCGAGAAATATCCGGGACGTTTCCACATGGTACACGTAAAGGATATGGACAAAGGCCAGCCCGAACTGAATACCGAAGTGGGTAAAGGTTCTATCGATTTCAAGAGTATTTTTGCGAAAGCGAAACTGGCCGGCATCAAACATTTTATTGTTGAGCAGGAAAATTTCAAGATAGACCCATACGCAAGTATTACCGAAAGCAGCAGATATTTAAGAAACGTATTGTTAGGTTAA
- a CDS encoding hydroxypyruvate isomerase family protein, producing the protein MADRRTAIKTILAGTAAVSAAGMLAPFTAEASTMDLDAPLKGNINHSACRWVYNDLTLDQLCVEAKKIGLKGIDLLGPKEWPTIKKYGLDSPMCNGAELGLYDGFNDKKFHEQLIKNYTEMIPLVAAAGYTNLICFSGARRGKSDEEGWNNCVEGLKQLLPLAEKHKVVLVMELLNSKLDHKDYQCDRTWWGAELCKRLGSENFKLLYDIYHMQIDEGDIITNINQYHQYIAHYHTGGVPGRHDIDDTQELYYPAIMRAIVATGFKGFVAQEFTPKDPKNKIAALRKCVHICDV; encoded by the coding sequence ATGGCAGATCGCAGAACAGCTATTAAAACTATACTGGCAGGCACGGCAGCAGTGTCGGCCGCCGGTATGCTGGCCCCTTTTACAGCAGAAGCTTCGACTATGGATTTAGATGCACCTTTAAAGGGTAATATTAACCACTCGGCCTGTCGTTGGGTTTATAACGATCTGACATTGGATCAGCTTTGTGTTGAAGCGAAGAAGATCGGCTTGAAAGGTATCGATTTACTCGGTCCCAAAGAGTGGCCGACTATCAAGAAATACGGACTGGATTCGCCTATGTGCAATGGTGCCGAGCTGGGTTTGTACGATGGCTTTAACGACAAGAAATTCCACGAACAGCTGATTAAGAACTACACCGAAATGATCCCGTTGGTGGCAGCAGCAGGTTATACCAACCTGATCTGTTTCAGCGGAGCGCGTCGCGGTAAAAGCGATGAGGAAGGATGGAATAACTGTGTGGAAGGTTTAAAACAACTGCTACCCTTAGCCGAAAAACACAAAGTAGTTTTGGTGATGGAATTGCTGAACAGCAAACTCGACCACAAAGATTACCAGTGCGACCGTACCTGGTGGGGAGCTGAACTTTGCAAGAGATTAGGTTCTGAGAACTTTAAACTGCTGTATGATATTTACCACATGCAGATTGATGAGGGCGATATCATCACCAACATTAACCAGTACCACCAGTACATAGCGCATTACCATACGGGCGGCGTACCCGGCCGTCATGATATTGACGATACGCAGGAGCTTTATTACCCGGCTATTATGCGGGCCATTGTAGCTACGGGTTTCAAAGGATTCGTGGCTCAGGAGTTTACCCCGAAAGATCCTAAAAATAAAATAGCGGCTTTACGCAAGTGTGTACACATTTGCGATGTATAG
- a CDS encoding nucleoside permease codes for MNAATRVKLSFMMFLEFFIWGAWFVTLGTYLLTNLKTSATEVGVAFLTQSIGAIVAPFIIGLIADRFFSAQKILGVLHLVGAVVLYLASKAPDFSSFYPYVLLYMIVYMPTLALVNSISFRQMTNPSKEFPPIRVLGTLGWIVAGFTIGWLGWEKNGTLDLTFKTAAAASLILGLFSFTLPATPPIKREGKTTVSDILGLDAIKLLKNKSYLVFFLASVAICIPLAFYYNFTNPFLNEVGMQGAAGKQAFGQVSELVFMALMPFFFVRLGVKKMLAFGMLAWVLRYIFFAYGDIGNNYWMLIAGIVMHGICYDFFFVTGQIYTDNLAGERFKSAAQGFITLATYGVGMLIGFLISGPIVDSYKTGDNTHNWMQVWLIPAGIAGVVLVLFLLLFRDKNHMETDPSLDLSEQKDMRLDV; via the coding sequence ATGAATGCAGCAACCCGAGTAAAGTTATCATTCATGATGTTCCTGGAGTTTTTTATCTGGGGCGCGTGGTTTGTAACATTAGGTACCTACCTGTTAACCAACCTTAAAACTTCGGCTACCGAAGTAGGGGTGGCATTTTTAACCCAATCAATCGGTGCTATCGTAGCTCCGTTTATTATTGGTTTAATTGCCGACAGGTTTTTTTCGGCACAAAAAATACTGGGTGTTTTGCACCTGGTAGGGGCAGTGGTATTATACCTTGCTTCAAAAGCGCCTGATTTCAGTTCATTCTACCCCTATGTATTGTTGTACATGATTGTGTACATGCCAACTTTGGCACTGGTAAACTCAATCTCGTTCCGTCAGATGACTAACCCGAGCAAAGAGTTCCCACCAATCCGTGTATTAGGTACTTTGGGCTGGATTGTTGCTGGTTTCACTATCGGCTGGTTAGGCTGGGAGAAAAACGGTACCCTTGATTTAACTTTTAAAACGGCTGCTGCAGCTTCATTGATCTTAGGCTTATTCAGCTTCACACTGCCGGCTACGCCTCCAATTAAACGTGAAGGCAAAACTACGGTAAGCGATATTTTAGGCCTGGATGCGATTAAATTGTTGAAGAACAAATCGTATTTGGTATTCTTTTTAGCGTCTGTTGCTATCTGTATCCCGCTGGCATTTTATTACAACTTTACCAATCCGTTCTTAAACGAAGTTGGTATGCAGGGGGCTGCAGGTAAACAGGCTTTCGGCCAAGTATCTGAGTTGGTATTTATGGCGCTGATGCCTTTCTTCTTTGTAAGACTTGGCGTTAAAAAAATGCTGGCATTTGGTATGTTAGCATGGGTTCTACGTTATATTTTCTTCGCCTATGGCGATATCGGCAACAACTATTGGATGCTGATTGCCGGTATCGTGATGCACGGTATCTGTTACGATTTCTTCTTCGTAACCGGACAAATTTATACCGATAATTTAGCTGGCGAACGCTTTAAAAGTGCAGCACAAGGTTTCATCACTTTGGCTACTTATGGCGTTGGTATGCTTATCGGTTTCCTGATTTCAGGCCCGATTGTGGATTCATACAAAACAGGAGATAATACACACAATTGGATGCAAGTGTGGTTGATTCCGGCCGGCATTGCAGGTGTGGTATTGGTACTGTTCCTATTATTATTCCGTGATAAAAACCACATGGAAACAGACCCAAGCCTGGATTTGAGCGAACAAAAGGACATGCGTTTAGACGTTTAA
- a CDS encoding c-type cytochrome, with protein sequence MKKTFSILTLAAFCTLMAACGGGTKSDKVSTDSTTATNQTAVAQSSDAAQDTSTKTGAEKTGGGVASSSKGAELISKNDCLSCHKEHDKLVGPAYADVAKKYTSADVDKLADKVIKGGSGSFGDVPMSAHPSLSVDDAKEMVKYILTVK encoded by the coding sequence ATGAAGAAGACATTTAGCATTTTAACCTTAGCCGCATTTTGTACCCTAATGGCAGCCTGCGGTGGCGGCACAAAATCAGACAAGGTAAGTACAGATAGTACTACCGCAACCAATCAAACTGCTGTAGCCCAAAGTTCAGACGCGGCACAGGATACATCAACCAAAACCGGTGCAGAAAAAACTGGCGGTGGTGTAGCATCATCATCAAAAGGCGCAGAGCTGATCTCTAAAAACGATTGCTTAAGCTGCCATAAAGAACATGATAAACTGGTAGGCCCTGCTTATGCGGATGTGGCTAAAAAATATACTTCGGCTGATGTTGATAAACTGGCTGATAAGGTAATTAAAGGTGGTTCTGGCAGCTTTGGCGATGTGCCAATGAGCGCTCACCCTTCATTATCTGTTGATGATGCCAAAGAAATGGTTAAATACATACTTACCGTTAAATAA
- a CDS encoding sugar phosphate isomerase/epimerase family protein, with protein sequence MVTIKGPALFIAQFIGDKAPFNDLKSIAEWAAGLGYKGLQMPTGDPRFIDLQKAAESKTYADEVKGTVAEFGLEITELSTHTQGQLVAVNPVYDDLFDGFAPASLHKNPKGRQEWAVQQVKYAAKASQNLGLKASVTFSGAFAWPFMYPWPQRPAGMVDAAFTELAKRWTPILNYYDEQGIDLCYEIHPGEDLHDGITFEMFLEKVNNHSRANLLYDPSHFVLQCLDYLEYIDIYHERIKMFHVKDAEFNPTGRQGVYGGYQNWVDRAGRFRSLGDGQVDFKSIFSKMAQYDFPGWAVLEWECALKHPEDGAREGAQFIKDHIIHVTDRVFDDFAASGIDASLNNKILGI encoded by the coding sequence ATGGTTACCATAAAAGGACCTGCTTTATTTATAGCACAATTTATTGGCGACAAAGCGCCGTTTAACGATCTTAAATCTATCGCCGAATGGGCGGCAGGTTTAGGCTACAAAGGCTTGCAAATGCCAACCGGCGATCCGCGTTTTATTGATCTGCAAAAAGCTGCCGAAAGTAAAACTTATGCCGATGAGGTAAAAGGAACCGTTGCCGAATTTGGTTTAGAGATCACCGAACTATCAACCCATACACAAGGTCAACTTGTAGCTGTTAATCCGGTTTATGATGATCTGTTCGATGGATTTGCACCGGCATCATTACACAAAAATCCAAAAGGCCGCCAGGAATGGGCGGTTCAGCAGGTTAAATATGCAGCTAAGGCTTCACAAAACCTGGGCTTAAAAGCAAGTGTTACCTTTAGCGGTGCATTTGCATGGCCATTTATGTATCCGTGGCCACAACGCCCTGCCGGTATGGTTGATGCTGCTTTTACCGAACTGGCTAAACGCTGGACACCGATCTTAAACTATTACGACGAGCAAGGCATCGACCTTTGCTACGAGATACACCCGGGCGAAGATTTGCACGATGGTATTACTTTCGAAATGTTTTTAGAAAAGGTGAACAATCATTCAAGAGCAAACTTACTGTACGATCCATCACACTTTGTATTGCAATGCCTGGATTACCTGGAGTATATCGACATCTATCATGAGCGCATCAAGATGTTCCATGTGAAAGATGCCGAGTTTAACCCAACCGGCCGACAAGGTGTTTATGGCGGCTACCAAAATTGGGTTGACCGTGCCGGACGTTTCCGTTCACTGGGCGATGGTCAGGTTGATTTTAAATCAATCTTCAGTAAAATGGCGCAGTATGATTTCCCGGGATGGGCAGTTCTGGAATGGGAATGTGCCTTAAAACATCCTGAAGATGGTGCCCGTGAAGGTGCACAGTTTATAAAAGACCACATTATACACGTAACCGACCGTGTTTTTGATGATTTTGCAGCATCGGGTATTGATGCTTCGTTAAATAATAAGATATTAGGAATATAA
- a CDS encoding Gfo/Idh/MocA family protein, producing the protein MKLRLGMIGGGQGAFIGAVHRIAARIDDEYELVCGAFSSDPVKGKASGIALGLDESRIYGSYKELIEKETQLPEDQRVQVVSIVTPNHVHFDPSKMALEHGIHVVLDKPMTFSLDEAKQLKNIVASSGKLFCLTHTYTGYPMVKEAKQLIKSGKLGKIRKVYVTYPQGWLSEFLEAGDNKQASWRTDPGKSGIAGAMGDIGTHAFNLAEYVTGLSVSHLCADINVVVEGRKLDDDGAVLLKFEGGASGVLIATQIAAGEENNVRISVSGEKGTLEWQQVDCNSLVVRWPDKPAEIYRTGGGYTSSFAQHNTRTPAGHPEGYLEAFANLYRNFALTVKAGLEGKEAQPEWLDFPGVEDGVRGMAFTENVIASGKSDQKWTAFTI; encoded by the coding sequence ATGAAACTAAGATTAGGAATGATCGGCGGCGGGCAAGGTGCTTTTATTGGCGCTGTACACCGCATTGCTGCACGTATAGATGACGAATATGAACTGGTTTGCGGCGCTTTTAGCAGCGACCCTGTAAAGGGCAAAGCCAGCGGTATAGCTTTAGGTTTGGATGAAAGCCGGATCTATGGCTCGTACAAAGAACTGATTGAAAAGGAGACTCAATTGCCCGAAGATCAGCGTGTGCAAGTGGTAAGCATTGTTACGCCCAACCACGTACACTTCGACCCATCTAAAATGGCTTTAGAGCATGGCATCCACGTGGTTTTAGATAAACCGATGACCTTCTCGCTCGATGAAGCCAAACAACTCAAAAACATTGTAGCAAGCAGCGGTAAGCTGTTTTGCTTAACACATACTTACACCGGTTACCCGATGGTGAAAGAGGCTAAGCAGCTGATTAAGTCGGGTAAGCTTGGTAAGATCCGCAAAGTTTATGTTACTTATCCGCAGGGATGGTTAAGCGAGTTTTTAGAGGCAGGGGATAACAAACAAGCTTCATGGCGTACCGATCCGGGTAAAAGCGGTATTGCGGGAGCTATGGGCGATATTGGTACCCACGCATTTAATCTGGCCGAATATGTAACCGGACTAAGTGTATCGCATTTATGTGCCGATATTAATGTTGTGGTTGAAGGCCGTAAGTTGGATGATGACGGCGCAGTGCTGTTAAAATTTGAAGGCGGCGCAAGCGGTGTTTTAATCGCCACACAAATTGCAGCCGGTGAAGAAAATAATGTGCGCATCAGTGTATCCGGCGAAAAAGGTACGCTGGAGTGGCAGCAGGTTGATTGCAACTCTTTAGTGGTTAGATGGCCTGATAAACCTGCTGAAATTTACCGCACAGGCGGTGGTTATACCAGCAGTTTTGCGCAGCACAATACACGTACACCGGCCGGTCATCCAGAAGGTTACCTGGAGGCATTCGCCAATTTGTACCGCAATTTTGCGTTAACCGTTAAAGCCGGTTTGGAAGGCAAGGAAGCACAGCCCGAGTGGTTGGATTTCCCTGGGGTAGAAGACGGTGTGCGCGGTATGGCATTTACAGAAAATGTGATAGCCTCGGGCAAATCAGACCAAAAGTGGACAGCATTTACAATCTAA
- a CDS encoding gluconate 2-dehydrogenase subunit 3 family protein, whose translation MNRRDAIGRVALLLGGTVIGAEFFLSGCKPSVASVQDLFDQDHVAFLNEVAETILPKTKTPGAKEAKVGEFMGVMVRDCYAPEDQKIFLDGLKKLDDATDKKFSVKFMGADVKQRTAVLADLDKEQAAYNKTKKKEDPNHYYTMIKQLTLLGYFTSEVGCTQALRYLPVPGKFDGNYPYKKGDKAWALA comes from the coding sequence ATGAACAGAAGAGACGCTATTGGCCGGGTGGCCCTGCTACTTGGAGGAACCGTAATAGGTGCCGAATTTTTTCTTTCGGGCTGTAAACCCTCTGTTGCCTCTGTGCAGGATCTTTTTGATCAGGACCATGTGGCTTTCTTAAACGAGGTTGCCGAAACCATTTTGCCAAAAACTAAAACCCCTGGCGCTAAGGAAGCCAAGGTGGGTGAGTTTATGGGCGTAATGGTGCGCGATTGCTATGCGCCGGAAGATCAGAAGATTTTCCTGGACGGCCTTAAAAAGCTGGATGATGCGACTGATAAAAAATTCAGCGTTAAGTTTATGGGTGCCGATGTTAAGCAGCGCACTGCCGTATTAGCCGATCTGGATAAAGAGCAGGCGGCCTACAACAAAACCAAAAAGAAAGAAGATCCGAACCATTACTATACCATGATTAAGCAGTTAACGTTGCTGGGTTACTTTACATCAGAGGTAGGCTGTACCCAGGCATTACGTTATTTGCCGGTACCGGGTAAGTTTGATGGTAATTATCCTTACAAAAAAGGGGATAAGGCCTGGGCGTTAGCATAG
- a CDS encoding Gfo/Idh/MocA family oxidoreductase: MNNKPEEKKDNASSTSRRDFLKTGAVAAASFMIVPRYVLGGKGFIAPSDRLLIASVGAGGKGESDIANFYKSGKAEIAFLCDVDDRRSAKTRANFPKAKYYKDWREMYDKEHKNFDAVSVSTPDHNHAIITYHAMQLGKHVYVQKPLTHDIYEARILTEAAKKYKVVTQMGNQGASNDGTRLLSEWYDAGEIGDVHTIYCWTNRPVWPQGIQWPTTKAEIPKELDWDLWLGTAPQKDYVDKLVPFNWRGWWDYGTGALGDMGCHLVEAPFRMLGLKYVKNVQASVGSVYVDEFKKGVFPESCPPSSHITLTFPKTEKTKGDVTLHWMDGGIEPERPDELGPNEKWGGEEGNGTLFIGTKGKMYASTYSSAATLLPKSRTEQVNAPQKWARVPGGADGHYGQWVEACLAGYGKKEVSSPFEVAGPLTEALLMANLAVRGHDLPGGQFKYEWDSAAMKVTNFDAVNKYVKREYRQGWTLGV; the protein is encoded by the coding sequence ATGAATAACAAACCCGAAGAGAAGAAAGATAACGCCAGTTCAACCTCGAGGCGCGATTTCCTGAAAACAGGTGCTGTTGCAGCAGCCAGTTTCATGATCGTTCCGCGATATGTGTTGGGTGGTAAAGGTTTTATTGCCCCAAGCGACCGTTTGCTTATTGCCAGCGTGGGCGCAGGTGGCAAGGGCGAAAGTGATATTGCTAACTTTTATAAAAGCGGAAAAGCCGAGATCGCTTTCCTGTGCGATGTGGACGACCGCCGTTCGGCAAAAACGAGAGCGAATTTCCCGAAAGCAAAATATTATAAAGACTGGCGCGAAATGTATGATAAGGAACACAAGAATTTCGATGCTGTTTCTGTATCAACTCCCGATCATAACCACGCTATTATAACCTATCATGCCATGCAGCTGGGCAAACACGTTTACGTGCAAAAACCGCTTACGCATGATATTTATGAGGCAAGAATTTTGACCGAGGCTGCCAAAAAGTATAAAGTGGTTACCCAAATGGGTAATCAGGGTGCATCAAACGATGGAACCCGTTTACTATCTGAGTGGTACGATGCCGGTGAAATTGGTGATGTACATACCATCTATTGCTGGACAAACCGCCCCGTTTGGCCGCAAGGTATCCAATGGCCAACAACCAAAGCCGAAATTCCGAAGGAATTAGATTGGGATCTGTGGTTGGGTACTGCACCGCAAAAAGACTATGTAGATAAACTGGTTCCTTTCAACTGGCGCGGCTGGTGGGATTACGGTACCGGCGCCCTGGGTGATATGGGCTGTCACCTCGTTGAAGCACCATTCCGCATGCTGGGTTTAAAGTATGTGAAAAATGTACAAGCCAGCGTGGGTAGCGTTTATGTAGATGAATTTAAAAAAGGCGTTTTCCCTGAAAGCTGCCCGCCATCGAGCCATATTACGCTTACTTTCCCTAAAACCGAAAAAACTAAAGGCGATGTTACCTTACACTGGATGGATGGTGGCATAGAGCCTGAAAGACCGGATGAGCTTGGCCCGAACGAAAAATGGGGCGGCGAAGAAGGTAACGGTACTTTGTTTATCGGTACCAAAGGTAAAATGTATGCAAGCACCTATTCGTCTGCAGCAACACTATTGCCAAAATCAAGAACTGAACAGGTAAACGCGCCTCAGAAATGGGCACGTGTACCAGGTGGGGCCGACGGCCATTATGGCCAGTGGGTTGAGGCTTGTTTAGCAGGTTACGGTAAAAAGGAAGTAAGCTCTCCGTTCGAAGTAGCTGGTCCGCTTACTGAGGCTTTACTGATGGCAAACCTTGCCGTTCGTGGTCACGATTTACCGGGCGGTCAGTTCAAATACGAATGGGATAGCGCAGCCATGAAAGTAACCAATTTTGATGCGGTTAATAAATACGTTAAACGCGAATACCGCCAGGGCTGGACTTTGGGCGTGTAA